The following proteins are co-located in the Xyrauchen texanus isolate HMW12.3.18 chromosome 43, RBS_HiC_50CHRs, whole genome shotgun sequence genome:
- the LOC127635551 gene encoding H-2 class II histocompatibility antigen, I-A beta chain isoform X1, whose translation MCLSLICCGWMHLALVFAFGNTTHASLNKSTTLYIHQGKSANVSCNYNLTNDIDIFSVQLHRNQTMCSYIYVNSWTNQSCKNYCHHQIRCIWIPETREASFELLNLQINDSGTYRCTVKRSAPPPEIILGEERTRVQVIARPVLSMSCVKIPDGSSMMLCSSERFYPHSLEQLWIRDGEILNSSNSHKHFNYSTNPDGSFTQKSYLELAPQMFAATIYSCWINHSSLNEPLMVNLSSSSCDERWDLSSWAVTLGFVFSAVLTAIFIIAVMCKCYRRAHQQSVSAVDVSVTPELVYQTHLQSEMLYSTLGVHHPVQCSPVRVHSPPH comes from the exons ATG TGTTTATCTCTGATCTGCTGTGGGTGGATGCATCTGGCTTTGGTTTTCG cttttggcaACACAACTCATGCATCATTGAACAAATCTACAACTTTGTACATCCATCAGGGAAAGTCAGCCAATGTCAGCTGCAACTACAACCTAACAAATGACATAGACATCTTTTCAGTACAACTGCACAGAAATCAAACAATGTGTTCATATATTTATGTTAACTCATGGACTAATCAGTCATGCAAAAACTACTGTCATCACCAAATCAGATGCATTTGGATTCCAGAGACTAGAGAAGCATCATTTGAGCTGTTAAATCTTCAAATAAATGATAGTGGGACATACAGATGTACTGTGAAAAGAAGTGCACCGCCACCTGAAATTATTCTGGGAGAAGAAAGAACAAGAGTTCAAGTTATTG CACGTCCTGTATTGTCAATGTCCTGTGTGAAGATACCAGATGGATCATCAATGATGCTGTGCAGCTCTGAGAGATTTTATCCTCATTCTCTTGAACAGTTGTGGATCAGAGATGGAGAAATCCTCAACAgctcaaactcacacaaacacttcaaTTACAGCACAAACCCAGATGGATCGTTCACTCAGAAATCATACCTGGAATTggcgccacaaatgtttgccgcCACAATCTACTCCTGCTGGATAAACCACTCATCCTTAAACGAACCACTGATGGTCAACTTATCAAGCTCTTCTTGTGATGAAAGATGGG ATTTATCTTCTTGGGCTGTGACGTTGGGATTTGTCTTCTCTGCGGTGCTGACTGCCATTTTTATTATTGCAGTCATGTGTAAATGTTACA GAAGAGCACATCAACAGTCTGTGTCTGCAGTAGATGTCAGCGTTACTCCTGAACTTGTTTACCAGACTCATCTGCAGTCTGAAATGCTGTATTCAACACTGGGTGTTCATCATCCAGTCCAATGTAGCCCTGTCAGAGTCCACTCACCTCCTCACTGA
- the LOC127635732 gene encoding uncharacterized protein LOC127635732, with protein MNLCGTPYWPLERTSTGRHIAEGNIPISLITGVEEKCLLHVLLGAVQIAALLKTGLGKLLFTSAENVFRGATVHLPCSSDTNNIVRVSVEWKNNITSICNYNLIDYKEGSFKGYCKPRFTLNRTSFALRIDNVQLSDAGNYTCRISRIIPPPSTDSISDVKLHVEDPGLTLQHLNSSNDICILLLCSLERLNPEQVNFTWSREGQRLSHSYNSSGMNSELRLCKPAWREGDTFTCNASYSSEKRLYSQSLQLLSLVTEYPANLTLLLIITCTTGIILCLIFTAVLYKCRKKRDENVSIVFSNKVYENFSFIMAQQTIQANAKPQTEECIYEN; from the exons ATGAATCTCTGTGGC acgccctattggccgctggAGCGTACGTCAACGGGCCGCCATATTGCGGAGGGCAACATTCCCATTTCTCTCATAACGGGAGTTGAGGAAAAATGCCTGCTTCATGTGCtgcttggggctgtacaaatcgccgcactattgaaaacaggtctcgggaaattacttttcacaa GTGCTGAGAATGTTTTCAGAGGAGCTACTGTCCATCTGCCCTGCTCCTCGGATACTAATAACATTGTCAGAGTTTCTGTAGAGTGGAAAAATAACATAACAAGtatttgtaattataatttaattgacTACAAAGAGGGAAGTTTCAAAGGATATTGCAAACCTCGTTTTACACTGAATAGAACGTCTTTTGCACTACGTATAGACAATGTTCAGCTCAGTGACGCTGGTAATTACACCTGTAGAATTTCAAGAATAATTCCACCACCATCAACTGATTCCATCTCAGATGTGAAACTACATGTTGAAG ATCCAGGTCTCACATTgcagcatttgaacagcagtaatGACATCTGCATCCTTCTGCTCTGCTCATTGGAGAGACTGAACCCTGAGCAGGTGAACTTCACCTGGAGCAGAGAGGGTCAAAGGTTATCTCATTCATACAATTCTTCTGGTATGAACAGTGAGCTGCGTCTGTGTAAACCAGCGTGGAGAGAAGGAGACACATTCACCTGTAACGCTAGCTACTCGAGCGAAAAAAGACTTTACAGccaaagtttacagctcttaagTCTTGTCACAG AATATCCTGCCAATTTAACTTTGCTGCTGATAATCACATGCACCACAGGGATCATCCTCTGCCTGATCTTCACTGCTGTTCTGTACAAAT GCagaaagaaaagagatgaaaatgtATCGATAGTGTTCAGCAATAAAGTCTACGAGAACTTCAGTTTCATCATGGCTCAACAGACCATCCAGGCCAATGCCAAACCACAAACAGAAGAGTGCATTTATGAGAACTAG